The following are encoded together in the Vigna angularis cultivar LongXiaoDou No.4 chromosome 9, ASM1680809v1, whole genome shotgun sequence genome:
- the LOC108322590 gene encoding uncharacterized protein LOC108322590 gives MDSEINCITLSEFSSFINEVAEEDLTNNFTTNEIFASRENLIEWVKGIAYDIEFVVVTIKSDKATGQPERKTFVLLGCERGGKYRKYKPDQPSAYDTRKCECPFQLRGKPSGNGDGWVLQVICGYHSHDLAKTLVGHPYAGRLNPTKQAVLVDMTKTQVTPSNILLTLKQNNEHNITTIKQVYTARCADDSEVVRDLFWTHPDAIKLLNAFNVVLLMDSTYKTNKYRLSLLEIVGMTSTRLTYSVAFAFLSSERQNNFTWALQKLRGLFLTSDTGPQVIVSDRDLSLMNSIGNVFPQSYQLLCRFHISKNIKAKCKMLLDCKEAWDVIMEEWENVMDCEDESMFGDCMDKQSYAFREYNNEQILYRMNQLKLSIQHELTMVEEKFKEVEIGGKVTIKQNLLDIVCPAMTSMIPPLHKVKTKGAQKKKLQRTERSTKRDPSYFEHVDTFQSTIESSSAKNKFQLKDKPRQRRKVPMINQFHPICQSYILNVVDVVADGHSGYRCIDASLGLEEDSWPIIRNDLYKELSQWRDEYATLVGGYDRLEQLRRSLMLDPESAANAMKWITIPDIGYAIVNCYNVILVQLQDGCPLPMTKVICSTNCYPEARMWSYSYTNRMQAFSELMGVTTSYIDLVDS, from the exons ATGGATTCTGAAATAAATTGTATCACACTATCAgaattttcatcatttataaaTGAAGTTGCTGAGGAAGATTTGACGAATAATTTCACAACAAATGAAATTTTTGCTTCTCGtgaaaacttaattgaatgGGTAAAAGGGATTGCATATGATATAGAATTTGTTGTGGTGACTATAAAATCCGATAAAGCTACCGGTCAACCTGAGAGGAAGACGTTTGTGTTGCTAGGATGTGAAAGAGGcggaaaatatagaaaatacaaaCCCGACCAACCTAGTGCATATGACACCCGAAAATGTGAGTGTCCTTTCCAGTTAAGGGGCAAACCATCTGGTAATGGCGATGGGTGGGTATTACAAGTGATATGTGGATACCATAGCCACGATTTAGCAAAAACTTTAGTGGGGCATCCTTATGCTGGTAGGTTAAATCCTACTAAACAAGCAGTACTTGTTGATATGACTAAAACCCAAGTAACACcatcaaatattttgttgactctgaaacaaaataatgaGCATAATATAACTACAATAAAACAAGTTTACACAGCAAG ATGTGCAGATGATTCTGAGGTTGTTCGTGACCTCTTTTGGACACATCCTGATGCAATCAAGTTATTGAAtgcatttaatgttgttttgttaatgGATTCAacttacaaaacaaataaatatcgGTTGTCATTGTTAGAGATTGTTGGTATGACATCTACTAGGTTAACCTACTCAGTCGCATTTGCATTCTTATCAAGTGAGCgtcaaaataatttcacttgggCTCTTCAAAAGCTTAGAGGTTTATTTTTGACATCTGATACCGGTCCACAAGTCATTGTCAGCGATAGAGACTTGTCTTTGATGAATTCCATCGGCAATGTCTTTCCCCAGTCATATCAATTGTTATGTCGCTtccatatttcaaaaaatatcaaAGCGAAGTGCAAAATGTTACTTGATTGTAAGGAAGCATGGGATGTCATAATGGAAGAATGGGAGAACGTCATGGATTGTGAAGATGAATCTATGTTTGGGGACT GCATGGACAAACAAAGTTATGCATTTAGGGAATACAACAACGAACAG ATATTGTATCGAATGAATCAGCTAAAGTTATCCATACAACATGAGCTGACTATGGTTGAAGAAAAATTTAAGGAGGTTGAGATTGGAGGGAAAGTgacaattaaacaaaatttacttGACATTGTTTGTCCTGCAATGACATCTATGATACCTCCATTGCATAAAGTTAAGACGAAGGGTGCACAGAAGAAAAAACTTCAGAGAACAGAGAGGTCTACGAAGCGTGATCCCTCATATTTTGAGCATGTAGACACATTTCAGTCAACAATTGAATCTTCATCtgcaaaaaacaaatttcaactaAAGGATAAACCTAGGCAACGAAGGAAAGTACCTATGATAAACCAATTTCATCCTATTTGTCAATCATACATTCTcaatgttgttgatgttgttgctGATGGTCATTCTGGCTATAGATGCATTGATGCGTCATTAGGGCTCGAGGAAGATTCTTGGCCCATTATACGAAATGATCTTTATAAAGAACTGAGTCAGTGGCGTGATGAATATGCGACACTAGTGGGAGGCTATGATAGACTAGAACAGCTCAGGAGGTCTTTGATGTTGGACCCAGAGTCAGCG GCTAATGCAATGAAGTGGATAACTATACCAGACATTGGGTATGCAATTGTTAATTGCTATAACGTCATCCTA GTTCAACTACAAGATGGTTGTCCTTTGCCCATGACAAAGGTGATATGCTCAACTAATTGTTATCCAGAGGCGCGAATGTGGTCATATTCGTATACAAATAGGATGCAAGCATTTTCAGAATTGATGGGTGTTACTACCTCCTATATTGACTTAGTGGATTCATGA
- the LOC108322579 gene encoding glyoxylate/succinic semialdehyde reductase 1 — MEVGFLGLGIMGKAMATNLLRHGFKVTVWNRTLSKCEELVQHGASIGETPATVVKKCKYTIAMLSDPSAALSVVLDKDGVLDHINGKGYIDMSTVDADTSSKISEAIKAKGGYFLEAPVSGSKKPAEDGQLVILAAGDKALYDEALPAFDILGKKSFFLGDVGNGAKMKLVVNMIMGSMMNAFSEGLTLAERSGLDPATLLDVLDLGAISNGMFKLKGPTMLQNSYSPAFPLKHQQKDMRLALALGDENAVSMPIAAAANEAFKKARSMGLGDLDFSAVHETYKAPDRSS, encoded by the exons atggaGGTTGGATTCTTAGGTTTGGGGATAATGGGCAAGGCTATGGCAACCAACTTGCTACGCCATGGCTTCAAAGTCACTGTTTGGAACAGAACCCTCTCCAAG TGTGAAGAACTTGTGCAACATGGTGCTTCTATTGGAGAAACGCCAGCTACTGTAGTCAAGAAATGCAAGTATACAATTGCAATGCTATCTGATCCTTCCGCTGCTTTATCG GTTGTGCTTGATAAAGATGGTGTTCTTGATCATATTAATGGAAAAGGTTACATTGACATGTCAACAGTGGATGCTGATACATCCTCCAAGATATCTGAG GCTATCAAAGCAAAAGGTGGTTACTTCCTTGAAGCTCCTGTTTCGGGTAGCAAGAAGCCTGCAGAAGATGGCCAGCTGGTTATACTTGCCGCTGGGGACAAG GCATTGTATGATGAAGCACTTCCAGCATTTGACATACTGGGGAAGAAGTCTTTCTTTTTGGGTGACGTTGGAAATGGTGCAAAAATGAAACTTGTTGTGAACATGATAATGGGCAG TATGATGAATGCTTTCTCTGAGGGACTCACACTAGCTGAAAGAAGTGGTTTGGACCCTGCAACCCTTCTTGATGTGCTG GATCTTGGTGCCATAAGTAACGGCATGTTTAAATTGAAAGGACCTACAATGCTTCAAAACAGTTACTCCCCAGCATTTCCACTGAAACATCAGCAGAAGGACATGAGGTTAGCTCTTGCTCTTGGAGATGAAAATGCTGTATCAATGCCAATAGCAGCTGCAGCAAATGAG GCTTTCAAGAAGGCCAGAAGTATGGGGTTGGGAGACCTTGATTTTTCGGCAGTTCATGAAACTTACAAAGCACCTGATCGTTCATCTTGA